A window of the Oncorhynchus kisutch isolate 150728-3 linkage group LG12, Okis_V2, whole genome shotgun sequence genome harbors these coding sequences:
- the LOC109900274 gene encoding uncharacterized protein LOC109900274 isoform X2 encodes MVEVVLRSVAAGFAIGGTALAAAEPYLTTTGPLMITAARAAGEVGVAGVGAVATCLVFTTALVSMGTGLLLASMVMRLMGREGGGGARAKAAEIAGGVTITVGAVVTGTLVGALPVWGHFLVQCVMVLLVYPYTYVNEMTAVLSVFFSTLYLSVAMGRLGVITGLFTMAIAISSLCVLLKALSERRIQQRAEENSKWSERLLLYSVVVAIVGFPMGTGDTGGTGSEVTVMLGSVLWVGTLAAGLLGAALGTVAVVSLGPEGAARVAVGAAVASSCTLRLILPVCALLGSGGSIGGLLGGATAAGVSLGAASVAAGSEFRTRATTLVVLGSVAVGAVLGFWGLALGTVILGPAEIITVTFVAVGAFILGAPKSPFHTQIKLRGEVLTGTRLIGGIGMETVTAAAAPLGAGALGTAALGTAALGRLGTVGVLVAAVVALGKTTCGLGA; translated from the coding sequence ATGGTGGAGGTGGTCCTGAGGAGCGTAGCGGCTGGGTTCGCCATCGGAGGCACGGCTCTGGCTGCAGCCGAACCCTACTTGACCACTACTGGACCACTTATGATCACCGCTGCCCGAGCAGCAGGAGAGGTTGGCGTGGCGGGGGTGGGAGCGGTAGCCACGTGCCTGGTGTTCACTACGGCGTTGGTATCCATGGGAACCGGACTTCTCCTCGCCTCCATGGTGATGCGACTgatggggagggaaggaggaggtggagctaGAGCAAAGGCGGCGGAGATTGCTGGAGGGGTCACCATCACGGTGGGAGCCGTGGTAACTGGAACACTTGTGGGCGCACTCCCCGTGTGGGGCCACTTCCTGGTCCAGTGCGTCATGGTCCTGCTAGTGTACCCTTACACTTACGTGAATGAGATGACCGCGGTCCTCTCAGTTTTTTTCTCTACTCTCTACCTCAGTGTGGCGATGGGCCGTTTGGGCGTCATCACAGGACTATTTACTATGGCCATTGCTATCTCGTCCCTCTGTGTCCTACTGAAGGCCCTATCAGAGAGAAGAATACAGCAGAGAGCTGAAGAAAACAGCAAATGGTCAGAGAGGTTACTGCTATACTCAGTTGTTGTGGCAATAGTAGGTTTTCCTATGGGTACGGGGGATACAGGTGGGACAGGGTCAGAGGTGACTGTGATGCTGGGGTCAGTGCTGTGGGTGGGGACCCTGGCTGCAGGACTGCTAGGAGCTGCTCTGGGAACAGTGGCTGTGGTGAGTTTGGGACCAGAGGGGGCAGCGAGGGTGGCGGTGGGGGCGGCAGTGGCATCCTCTTGTACCCTGAGACTCATTCTACCAGTATGCGCTTTGCTGGGGTCGGGGGGCAGCATAGGGGGTCTGTTAGGGGGAGCCACGGCTGCAGGGGTGTCACTGGGGGCCGCGAGTGTTGCTGCTGGATCGGAATTTAGAACCAGAGCGACGACACTAGTAGTTCTAGGCTCTGTAGCAGTAGGTGCGGTGCTAGGCTTCTGGGGTCTAGCACTGGGAACTGTCATTCTGGGACCAGCAGAAATAATAACAGTGACCTTTGTTGCAGTGGGGGCCTTTATACTGGGTGCACCAAAGAGTCCGTTCCACACTCAGATTAAACTGAGGGGTGAGGTCCTCACAGGGACCCGCCTGATAGGAGGAATCGGCATGGAAACAGTAACCGCGGCTGCTGCACCCCTCGGAGCGGGGGCACTGGGAACAGCAGCGCTAGGAACTGCTGCACTGGGAAGACTGGGGACAGTAGGAGTACTGGTGGCAGCGGTAGTGGCCCTGGGAAAAACAACATGTGGATTGGGAGCCTGA
- the LOC109900274 gene encoding uncharacterized protein LOC109900274 isoform X1: MAGTDQGVVGMVEVVLRSVAAGFAIGGTALAAAEPYLTTTGPLMITAARAAGEVGVAGVGAVATCLVFTTALVSMGTGLLLASMVMRLMGREGGGGARAKAAEIAGGVTITVGAVVTGTLVGALPVWGHFLVQCVMVLLVYPYTYVNEMTAVLSVFFSTLYLSVAMGRLGVITGLFTMAIAISSLCVLLKALSERRIQQRAEENSKWSERLLLYSVVVAIVGFPMGTGDTGGTGSEVTVMLGSVLWVGTLAAGLLGAALGTVAVVSLGPEGAARVAVGAAVASSCTLRLILPVCALLGSGGSIGGLLGGATAAGVSLGAASVAAGSEFRTRATTLVVLGSVAVGAVLGFWGLALGTVILGPAEIITVTFVAVGAFILGAPKSPFHTQIKLRGEVLTGTRLIGGIGMETVTAAAAPLGAGALGTAALGTAALGRLGTVGVLVAAVVALGKTTCGLGA; the protein is encoded by the exons ATGGCAGGAACAGACCAGG GTGTGGTTGGAATGGTGGAGGTGGTCCTGAGGAGCGTAGCGGCTGGGTTCGCCATCGGAGGCACGGCTCTGGCTGCAGCCGAACCCTACTTGACCACTACTGGACCACTTATGATCACCGCTGCCCGAGCAGCAGGAGAGGTTGGCGTGGCGGGGGTGGGAGCGGTAGCCACGTGCCTGGTGTTCACTACGGCGTTGGTATCCATGGGAACCGGACTTCTCCTCGCCTCCATGGTGATGCGACTgatggggagggaaggaggaggtggagctaGAGCAAAGGCGGCGGAGATTGCTGGAGGGGTCACCATCACGGTGGGAGCCGTGGTAACTGGAACACTTGTGGGCGCACTCCCCGTGTGGGGCCACTTCCTGGTCCAGTGCGTCATGGTCCTGCTAGTGTACCCTTACACTTACGTGAATGAGATGACCGCGGTCCTCTCAGTTTTTTTCTCTACTCTCTACCTCAGTGTGGCGATGGGCCGTTTGGGCGTCATCACAGGACTATTTACTATGGCCATTGCTATCTCGTCCCTCTGTGTCCTACTGAAGGCCCTATCAGAGAGAAGAATACAGCAGAGAGCTGAAGAAAACAGCAAATGGTCAGAGAGGTTACTGCTATACTCAGTTGTTGTGGCAATAGTAGGTTTTCCTATGGGTACGGGGGATACAGGTGGGACAGGGTCAGAGGTGACTGTGATGCTGGGGTCAGTGCTGTGGGTGGGGACCCTGGCTGCAGGACTGCTAGGAGCTGCTCTGGGAACAGTGGCTGTGGTGAGTTTGGGACCAGAGGGGGCAGCGAGGGTGGCGGTGGGGGCGGCAGTGGCATCCTCTTGTACCCTGAGACTCATTCTACCAGTATGCGCTTTGCTGGGGTCGGGGGGCAGCATAGGGGGTCTGTTAGGGGGAGCCACGGCTGCAGGGGTGTCACTGGGGGCCGCGAGTGTTGCTGCTGGATCGGAATTTAGAACCAGAGCGACGACACTAGTAGTTCTAGGCTCTGTAGCAGTAGGTGCGGTGCTAGGCTTCTGGGGTCTAGCACTGGGAACTGTCATTCTGGGACCAGCAGAAATAATAACAGTGACCTTTGTTGCAGTGGGGGCCTTTATACTGGGTGCACCAAAGAGTCCGTTCCACACTCAGATTAAACTGAGGGGTGAGGTCCTCACAGGGACCCGCCTGATAGGAGGAATCGGCATGGAAACAGTAACCGCGGCTGCTGCACCCCTCGGAGCGGGGGCACTGGGAACAGCAGCGCTAGGAACTGCTGCACTGGGAAGACTGGGGACAGTAGGAGTACTGGTGGCAGCGGTAGTGGCCCTGGGAAAAACAACATGTGGATTGGGAGCCTGA